A genome region from Triticum aestivum cultivar Chinese Spring chromosome 2B, IWGSC CS RefSeq v2.1, whole genome shotgun sequence includes the following:
- the LOC123042437 gene encoding receptor-like protein 14, which produces MGSCFPWGSVSLILFLLLQSMLHLSSAGCFVEERAALLDIQSSLIRARSLVALDSWADDGDDCCSWERVKCNNSTHRVSHLNLSSVYVTTEAEGDPYFGRTDGGPFFQRTERDPWYFNGTVLSAFHELEYLDLSYNHPCLLSLEGLVGLSKLRYLDLSDTTRGGGFPEFIEHVALLEVLALNYNKMNRIPPAAVVKNLRNLRQLNMSWNSFDGNLPESLFSLPRLKILDLSGNNFGGHIPISSSSGPIALEVLDLSINFLSGTLPVTAFKNIRNLNLRDNQFSGSLPLSLFALPHLKFIDLSFNNFEGRFPINLTSEPVPLEVLKLDSNYMSGALPSERAFQNLQNLRELSLSFNQFSGNIPTFLFLLPHIERLDLSSNLFRGPIPINPSSNLSLSLKSLRFYQNNLTGRISFIWLGNLRKLEEIDLSGNANLAVDVNIPGWTPPFQLKQLALSGCDLDKNIIAEPHFLRTQRRLEVLHLSDNNLSGSMPNWLFTEEATLHELHLGNNSLTGSIDPIWHTQPFLQSIDIHMNHVTGQLPANISSLFPRLLVLDISNNNIVGHIPTSLCEIDFMEILDLSNNKLSGEVPACVFTNYSLLMTLKLSNNKLGGQVFGGLNSLSNNIKELYLDNNKFDGTIPHNLSGGCLKFMNLHDNELSGKLDTSFWKLPSLVILNLSGNRMTGKIDPHICGFTQIGFLDLSRNKLTGSVPNCSFVALNFLNLSGNSLTGDISFNAPSLIALDIRNNQFTGNLHWVRYLDNIRILSLRRNKFEGQITPNLCKLLYLRVIDLSYNKLSGSLPACIGNISSNGDTYDQMFDSANWTKDPYNSFHGFEFTFSTKGNPYTYGRGFLVSMSGIDLSANMLGGEIPWELGNLRHIKSLNLSNNFFVGSIPTTFGGMEEIESLDLSHNKLSGPIPLQLTQLSSLGVFSVAYNNLSGCIPNSGQLGSFGMDSYLANTNLHQITQGNMCVAPDPVAHEDVGETPIDPALYAVMAASFVLGFWAIVAFSFCHPYGRSVILKLYSVPRKNC; this is translated from the exons ATGGGTAGTTGCTTCCCATGGGGATCAGTGTCTTTGATACTGTTTCTGTTGTTACAGTCCATGCTTCACTTGTCCTCTGCAGGTTGCTTCGTGGAGGAGAGAGCTGCTCTACTGGACATCCAGTCTTCTCTGATAAGAGCTCGCTCGCTGGTTGCGCTTGATTCATGGGCGGATGATGGTGATGATTGCTGCTCATGGGAGCGTGTGAAATGCAACAATAGCACACATCGTGTGTCTCATCTCAACCTTTCCTCTGTATATGTCACGACAGAAGCAGAGGGCGATCCTTATTTTGGGAGAACAGACGGTGGTCCTTTTTTTCAGAGAACAGAACGTGATCCTTGGTATTTTAACGGAACAGTGTTATCTGCATTCCATGAGCTTGAGTACCTCGACCTATCATACAACCATCCCTGTTTGCTAAGCTTGGAGG GGTTGGTTGGACTATCCAAGCTTCGATATCTCGACCTCAGTGACACTACACGGGGAGGGGGGTTCCCAGAATTTATCGAACATGTTGCTTTGCTGGAAGTCTTAGCTCTCAACTATAACAAAATGAACAGAATTCCTCCAGCCGCAG TTGTTAAAAATCTTAGGAACTTGCGACAATTGAATATGTCTTGGAATAGCTTCGACGGAAACCTCCCAGAATCGCTGTTTTCCCTTCCTCGCCTAAAGATCCTAGATCTATCAGGAAATAACTTCGGTGGGCATATTCCAATTAGTTCATCCTCGGGACCAATTGCACTTGAAGTGTTAGATCTCAGCATTAATTTCCTCAGTGGAACTCTCCCGGTTACAG ccTTTAAAAACATCAGGAACTTGAATTTGCGTGACAACCAATTCAGCGGATCTCTTCCTTTGTCATTATTCGCACTTCCTCATCTGAAGTTCATAGATCTGTCCTTCAACAATTTTGAAGGACGTTTTCCTATTAATTTGACTTCAGAACCAGTTCCACTTGAAGTCTTAAAGCTTGACTCTAATTACATGAGTGGAGCTCTTCCGAGTGAACGAG CATTTCAAAATCTCCAGAACCTACGAGAGTTGTCTTTGAGTTTCAACCAATTCAGCGGAAACATTCCAACATTCTTGTTTTTGCTTCCACATATTGAACGGTTGGATCTCTCATCAAACTTATTCAGAGGACCAATTCCGATAAATCCGTCTTCGAATCTTTCGTTGTCACTGAAGAGTCTTCGGTTCTACCAAAACAATTTGACTGGTAGGATTTCTTTCATTTGGCTTGGAAACCTCAGAAAACTAGAAGAGATAGACCTTTCAGGCAACGCTAACCTAGCTGTTGACGTTAATATTCCTGGATGGACACCACCATTCCAATTGAAACAGTTAGCGCTTTCTGGTTGTGACCTTGATAAGAACATTATTGCGGAACCACATTTTTTACGCACACAGCGTCGTTTAGAGGTGCTTCATTTGTCCGACAATAACTTGTCAGGCAGCATGCCAAATTGGTTGTTCACAGAGGAAGCAACACTACATGAACTACATCTGGGAAATAACTCGCTAACTGGATCAATAGACCCAATATGGCATACACAACCGTTTCTGCAGAGTATCGACATACACATGAACCATGTCACAGGACAGCTGCCGGCCAACATCAGCTCACTATTTCCAAGATTGCTTGTTCTCGATATTTCTAATAACAACATTGTTGGGCACATACCAACGTCATTGTGCGAGATCGACTTCATGGAAATTTTAGACCTATCAAACAACAAGCTTTCTGGGGAAGTTCCAGCTTGTGTGTTCACTAATTATTCCTTGCTAATGACGTTGAAGCTCTCAAACAACAAGCTTGGTGGTCAGGTTTTTGGTGGGTTAAACAGTCTGTCCAACAATATAAAGGAATTGTACCTGGATAACAACAAATTCGACGGTACAATACCTCATAATCTGTCAGGAGGATGTCTAAAGTTCATGAATTTGCATGATAACGAGCTCTCTGGCAAACTTGATACTTCATTTTGGAAACTGCCTTCTTTGGTAATTCTGAATCTTTCTGGCAACCGCATGACCGGCAAAATTGATCCACATATTTGTGGCTTCACTCAAATTGGATTTCTAGATCTATCGAGAAATAAGCTTACAGGGTCTGTACCAAACTGTAGCTTCGTAGCACTGAATTTTCTTAATCTGTCTGGGAACTCCTTAACTGGTGATATCTCTTTCAACGCACCGAGCCTGATTGCTTTGGATATCAGAAACAATCAGTTCACAGGCAACCTACACTGGGTACGATATCTTGATAACATTAGGATACTTTCCTTGCGAAGAAATAAATTTGAAGGGCAGATTACTCCAAACCTGTGCAAACTCTTGTACTTGAGAGTAATTGATTTGTCATATAACAAGCTTTCAGGGTCGTTACCAGCATGCATTGGTAATATCTCTTCCAATGGTGACACATATGATCAAATGTTTGACTCTGCCAATTGGACAAAGGACCCCTACAATTCTTTCCATGGCTTCGAATTCACCTTCTCTACCAAAGGGAATCCCTACACATACGGTCGCGGTTTCTTAGTTTCAATGTCTGGCATCGACCTATCTGCAAACATGTTGGGCGGAGAAATTCCCTGGGAGCTAGGGAATCTGAGGCATATCAAATCCCTTAATCTGTCCAACAATTTCTTCGTTGGCTCTATCCCGACTACCTTTGGCGGCATGGAGGAGATAGAAAGCTTGGACCTCTCCCACAATAAGTTGAGTGGACCAATACCTTTGCAGTTAACCCAGTTATCTTCTTTGGGTGTGTTCTCTGTGGCATACAACAACTTGTCAGGATGCATACCAAACTCTGGTCAGCTTGGCTCATTCGGCATGGACAGCTACCTAGCTAACACCAACCTTCACCAGATTACACAGGGAAACATGTGTGTTGCGCCCGATCCTGTGGCACATGAAGATGTGGGAGAGACGCCTATTGACCCAGCCCTGTATGCTGTGATGGCTGCTTCATTCGTATTGGGATTTTGGGCCATTGTTGCTTTCTCATTTTGCCATCCGTACGGGAGGTCTGTAATTCTCAAGCTGTACTCTGTCCCAAGGAAAAATTGCTAG